In Deltaproteobacteria bacterium, one DNA window encodes the following:
- a CDS encoding tRNA (adenine-N1)-methyltransferase has translation MRGLRHARVRGPLLVLQPGARGRGQARPHRLRRAGVTPAPPPGERSVLRDQEPVVFIDRKERTYLRILRRGGRVSVRGRPIACDDVIGRPEGSRIESASGEALLVLRPTYAQLIPSLPRRAEPIYPKDVGPILLWGDIGPGMHVVEVGTGPGALTLALLRAVGPTGRLTSYEARDDFATLARDNVARYHGPAANWTLRVADAFAGLDERDVDRLIVDLAEPWHLLDAVGRTLRPGGVITAFLPTALQVKQLVDALRAGCFGAVETLETLARFWHVRDRSIRPAHRMVAHTGFLVFARRLAGNSELTP, from the coding sequence GTGCGCGGGCTGCGGCATGCCCGCGTACGGGGCCCTCTGCTCGTTCTGCAGCCTGGTGCGCGAGGTCGAGGCCAGGCGCGCCCGCACCGCCTCCGCCGTGCCGGCGTGACGCCCGCCCCGCCGCCCGGAGAGCGGTCCGTGCTGCGCGACCAGGAGCCGGTCGTCTTCATCGACCGCAAGGAGCGGACGTACCTCCGCATCCTGCGCCGGGGTGGACGGGTGTCGGTGCGCGGCCGGCCGATCGCCTGCGACGACGTCATCGGCCGGCCGGAGGGCTCGCGCATCGAGAGCGCGAGCGGCGAGGCGCTGCTCGTCCTGCGGCCCACCTACGCGCAGCTCATCCCGAGCCTGCCCCGGCGCGCCGAGCCGATCTATCCGAAGGACGTGGGGCCGATCCTCCTCTGGGGCGACATCGGGCCGGGCATGCACGTGGTCGAGGTCGGCACGGGCCCGGGCGCGCTGACCCTGGCGCTGCTGCGCGCCGTCGGCCCGACGGGACGCCTCACGTCGTACGAGGCGCGCGACGACTTTGCGACCCTGGCGCGCGACAACGTCGCCCGCTATCACGGACCCGCTGCCAACTGGACGCTCCGCGTCGCGGACGCGTTCGCCGGTCTCGACGAACGTGACGTCGACCGGCTGATCGTCGATCTCGCCGAGCCCTGGCACCTGCTCGACGCGGTGGGCCGGACGCTCCGGCCCGGCGGCGTCATCACCGCCTTCCTCCCGACCGCGCTGCAGGTGAAGCAGCTCGTCGACGCGCTGCGCGCCGGGTGCTTCGGGGCGGTCGAGACGCTCGAGACGCTGGCCCGCTTCTGGCATGTGCGCGACCGCAGCATCCGTCCCGCGCACCGCATGGTGGCGCACACCGGCTTTCTGGTCTTCGCGCGGCGGCTCGCGGGGAATTCTGAATTGACTCCGTAA
- a CDS encoding 5-formyltetrahydrofolate cyclo-ligase, with the protein MTKAEIRHKVWQTIQREGAARFPGAHGRIPHFVGAEQAAQLLREMAVWRRALVVKVNPDAPQLPVRRLALAEGKIIYMAVPRLRTEKCFVEIDPQRLGKKAMLASSIAGACRYGRAVSPREMRPVDLVVCGSVAVGRDGARLGKGGGYCDLEYGLLREEGKVRESTPILTTVHGVQIVAERITMLPHDLPVDFLVTPTEVIATRPAHPRPRGIYWDLLRALKINAIPLLRKRLKRGSTGTPSPRRL; encoded by the coding sequence ATGACAAAGGCGGAAATCCGCCATAAGGTTTGGCAGACGATCCAGCGTGAGGGCGCGGCACGGTTCCCCGGGGCGCACGGCCGCATCCCGCACTTCGTCGGCGCCGAGCAGGCGGCGCAGCTCCTGCGCGAGATGGCGGTGTGGCGACGGGCGCTCGTGGTGAAGGTCAATCCCGACGCGCCGCAGCTGCCCGTCCGGCGGCTCGCGCTCGCCGAGGGCAAGATCATCTACATGGCCGTGCCCCGCCTGAGGACCGAGAAGTGCTTCGTCGAGATCGATCCGCAGCGTCTCGGCAAGAAGGCCATGCTGGCGAGCAGCATCGCCGGCGCCTGCCGCTACGGCCGCGCCGTGTCGCCGCGCGAGATGCGCCCCGTCGATCTCGTGGTGTGCGGCTCGGTCGCCGTCGGGCGCGACGGGGCGCGGCTCGGCAAGGGCGGCGGCTACTGCGACCTCGAGTACGGCCTGCTGCGCGAGGAAGGCAAGGTACGGGAGTCGACGCCGATTCTCACCACGGTCCACGGGGTGCAGATCGTCGCCGAGCGGATCACGATGCTGCCGCACGACCTGCCGGTGGACTTCCTGGTCACGCCGACCGAGGTGATCGCGACGCGGCCCGCCCACCCCCGCCCGCGCGGCATCTACTGGGACCTCCTCCGGGCGCTCAAGATCAACGCCATCCCGCTGCTGCGCAAGCGCCTGAAGCGGGGGAGCACGGGCACGCCCTCGCCGCGCCGTCTCTAA